In a single window of the Pandoraea pulmonicola genome:
- a CDS encoding aspartate kinase, protein MALIVHKYGGTSMGSVERIKNVAKRVAKWHKAGHKMVVVPSAMSGETNRLLGLAKEISAQPDPRELDAIAATGEQVSVGLLALALKEAGVDAVSYAGWQVPIKTDSAFTKARISEIDDKRVMADLNAGRVVVITGFQGIDPNGNVTTLGRGGSDTSAVAVAAALKADECLIYTDVDGVYTTDPRVVDEARRLDKVTFEEMLEMASLGSKVLQIRSVEFAGKYQVKTRVLSSLTDPMIALDEEARSGTLITFEEEEQMEKAIISGIAFQRDEAKITVRGVPDRPGIAYQILGPIADANIDVDMIIQNLSVDGKTDFTFTVPRGEYQRAMALLQSEVQGHIGAAEVVGDPKVSKVSIVGVGMRSHVGIASKAFRTLSEEGINIQLISTSEIKISVLIDEKYMELAVRALHKAFELDQA, encoded by the coding sequence ATGGCTCTGATCGTACACAAATACGGCGGCACGTCGATGGGCTCGGTGGAGCGCATCAAGAATGTCGCCAAGCGCGTGGCCAAGTGGCACAAGGCCGGTCACAAGATGGTGGTGGTGCCGTCGGCAATGTCCGGCGAGACCAATCGTCTGCTGGGGCTGGCCAAGGAGATTTCGGCACAGCCCGATCCGCGCGAACTCGACGCCATTGCCGCCACCGGCGAGCAGGTGAGCGTCGGCCTGCTGGCGCTCGCGCTCAAGGAAGCGGGCGTCGACGCCGTGAGCTATGCCGGCTGGCAGGTACCGATCAAGACCGACAGTGCTTTCACCAAGGCCCGTATTTCGGAAATCGACGACAAGCGCGTCATGGCCGATCTGAACGCCGGCCGCGTGGTCGTCATCACCGGCTTTCAGGGGATCGATCCGAACGGTAACGTCACCACGCTCGGCCGTGGCGGTTCGGACACCTCGGCCGTCGCCGTGGCCGCCGCGCTCAAGGCCGACGAATGCCTGATCTACACCGATGTCGATGGCGTCTACACGACCGACCCGCGCGTGGTCGACGAGGCGCGCCGTCTCGACAAGGTGACCTTCGAGGAGATGCTGGAAATGGCCAGCCTCGGCTCCAAGGTGCTGCAGATCCGTTCGGTGGAATTCGCGGGCAAGTACCAGGTCAAGACTCGCGTGCTCTCGAGCTTGACCGACCCGATGATCGCGCTCGACGAAGAAGCGCGCTCGGGCACGCTGATTACTTTTGAGGAAGAGGAACAAATGGAAAAGGCCATCATCTCGGGTATCGCATTCCAGCGCGACGAGGCCAAGATCACCGTGCGCGGCGTGCCCGATCGTCCGGGCATCGCCTACCAGATCCTCGGCCCGATCGCCGACGCGAACATCGACGTCGACATGATCATCCAGAACCTGAGCGTGGACGGCAAGACCGACTTCACGTTCACGGTGCCGCGCGGTGAATACCAGCGCGCCATGGCGCTGCTGCAAAGCGAGGTGCAGGGCCACATCGGCGCGGCCGAAGTCGTGGGCGATCCGAAGGTCTCGAAGGTGTCGATCGTCGGCGTGGGCATGCGCTCGCACGTCGGTATCGCCAGCAAGGCCTTCCGTACGCTCTCCGAAGAAGGCATCAACATTCAGCTGATCTCCACCTCGGAAATCAAGATCTCGGTGCTGATCGACGAGAAGTACATGGAGCTCGCCGTGCGCGCGCTGCACAAGGCGTTCGAACTCGATCAGGCCTGA
- a CDS encoding FKBP-type peptidyl-prolyl cis-trans isomerase, whose product MSIITTDSGLQYDDLQVGDGAEATAGKTVTVHYTGWLTDGQKFDSSKDRNDPFAFVLGGGMVIRGWDEGVAGMKVGGKRKLVIPPELGYGARGAGGVIPPNATLVFEVELLNV is encoded by the coding sequence ATGTCGATCATCACCACCGATTCCGGCCTGCAATACGACGATCTGCAAGTGGGCGATGGCGCCGAAGCCACCGCGGGCAAGACCGTCACCGTTCACTACACCGGCTGGCTGACCGACGGCCAGAAATTCGATTCCAGCAAGGACCGCAACGACCCGTTCGCCTTTGTGCTCGGCGGCGGCATGGTCATTCGCGGTTGGGACGAAGGCGTTGCCGGCATGAAAGTCGGCGGCAAGCGCAAGCTGGTCATTCCGCCCGAACTGGGCTACGGCGCACGCGGCGCCGGCGGTGTGATTCCGCCCAATGCGACGCTGGTCTTCGAGGTCGAACTGTTGAACGTCTGA
- a CDS encoding MFS transporter: MPVSRFWFPFSLVLFEFAVYISNDMIMPGMPLVTREFGASADMTTLALTAAMLGNASLQWLLGPLADRFGRRRVLLSGLGMFVLACLAMHYVQTMPQFILLRFLQGMGCCFVLTVGYPTVHEAFEEKTAVRVMALMANVSLLSPLFGPLAGAAVVSYWPWRSIFWLIAIVAVCSFIGLYRTMPELSRHDRNALSAKHLWAGYKLPLSSARFWRGAVLTGIAVTPLLSWIALGPVFLIERAGLSQMQYAMLQVPVFAALILGNVLLARQVGRWSNGRLLATGVAAMLIGAAVSLIGTAILAPGYPALLVGTSLHAFGMGMSYGVVYRQSLFAVDSPNRATIAGMLSMITIVVAVAVIEAMKVGYLHFGDAALGIGAMIAAALVAVLAANFVPPPAQDALAQPGR; encoded by the coding sequence ATGCCTGTTTCAAGATTCTGGTTTCCGTTCTCGCTGGTGCTCTTCGAGTTTGCCGTCTACATCTCGAACGACATGATCATGCCGGGCATGCCACTGGTGACGCGCGAATTCGGCGCGTCGGCCGACATGACCACGCTGGCCCTGACCGCCGCCATGCTCGGCAACGCCAGCCTGCAATGGCTGCTCGGCCCGCTCGCCGATCGATTCGGACGCCGTCGCGTGCTGCTCTCCGGGCTCGGCATGTTCGTTCTCGCCTGCCTGGCGATGCACTACGTCCAGACCATGCCCCAGTTCATCCTGCTGCGCTTCCTGCAGGGCATGGGCTGCTGTTTCGTGCTGACCGTCGGTTATCCGACCGTGCACGAGGCCTTCGAAGAGAAGACGGCCGTGCGCGTGATGGCGCTCATGGCGAACGTGTCGCTGCTCTCGCCGCTGTTCGGACCGCTCGCGGGCGCCGCCGTCGTTTCGTACTGGCCGTGGCGCAGCATCTTCTGGCTGATCGCGATCGTGGCCGTGTGCTCGTTCATCGGGCTGTACCGCACCATGCCGGAGCTCTCTCGGCACGATCGCAATGCGTTGAGCGCGAAGCATCTCTGGGCCGGCTACAAGCTGCCGCTGTCGAGCGCCCGCTTCTGGCGCGGCGCAGTGCTCACGGGCATCGCCGTGACGCCGTTGCTCTCGTGGATCGCGCTGGGTCCGGTATTCCTGATCGAGCGCGCGGGACTGTCGCAGATGCAGTACGCCATGTTGCAGGTGCCGGTGTTCGCGGCGCTGATCCTGGGTAACGTGTTGCTCGCGCGTCAGGTCGGACGCTGGTCGAATGGCCGCCTGCTCGCCACGGGCGTGGCCGCCATGCTGATCGGTGCGGCCGTGTCGCTCATCGGCACCGCGATTCTCGCGCCGGGCTATCCGGCGCTGCTCGTGGGGACGTCGCTGCATGCCTTTGGTATGGGCATGAGCTACGGCGTGGTGTATCGCCAGTCGCTCTTCGCCGTCGACAGCCCGAACCGCGCGACGATCGCCGGTATGCTCAGCATGATCACCATCGTGGTCGCGGTTGCGGTGATCGAAGCGATGAAGGTGGGCTACCTGCATTTCGGCGACGCGGCGCTGGGCATCGGTGCGATGATCGCGGCGGCGTTGGTGGCCGTTCTCGCCGCGAACTTCGTGCCGCCGCCTGCGCAGGACGCGCTTGCCCAGCCGGGGCGGTAG
- a CDS encoding aspartyl/asparaginyl beta-hydroxylase domain-containing protein, which yields MSATRSPVQNPNRTLPRWLAKFFFHCVEAAQRRIARGSLVGDKPIFDNTQFPWVAELEAQAPAIAHELEAVLANPGRLPAFHEISPDVATITQDHQWQTFVFLGYGMRAQRNLARCPATAAALEGIPGLRTAFFSILSPGKKIPLHRGPYNGVLRLHLALKVPREREKCWIEVDGQRYVWQANRAVIFDDAYPHQVHNDTDETRVVLFVDFERPCKAPVSWLNKLLLSFAPLTPELQQAKTNHEKWERDYYADEASPNGPAPASSISSTPAVSSASVASSTSPSAAPPSSPTTVANQVEASRANASRGDAYRTESVADERAHG from the coding sequence TTGAGTGCTACACGATCGCCCGTGCAGAACCCCAACCGTACCCTGCCCCGTTGGCTCGCGAAGTTCTTTTTTCATTGTGTTGAAGCGGCGCAACGCCGCATTGCCCGCGGCTCGCTGGTCGGCGACAAGCCCATCTTCGACAACACCCAGTTTCCATGGGTCGCCGAGCTCGAAGCCCAAGCACCGGCCATTGCCCATGAACTCGAGGCCGTCCTCGCCAATCCGGGACGCCTGCCCGCCTTTCACGAAATCTCGCCCGACGTCGCCACGATCACGCAGGATCATCAATGGCAGACCTTCGTCTTTCTCGGCTACGGCATGCGTGCGCAGCGCAATCTCGCGCGATGCCCGGCGACGGCCGCCGCGCTCGAGGGCATTCCCGGCCTGCGCACGGCATTTTTCTCGATCCTGTCGCCGGGTAAGAAGATTCCCCTGCATCGCGGCCCGTACAACGGCGTGCTGCGTCTGCACCTCGCGCTGAAGGTGCCTCGCGAGCGCGAGAAGTGCTGGATCGAAGTCGATGGCCAGCGCTACGTCTGGCAGGCCAACCGCGCCGTGATCTTCGACGACGCCTATCCGCATCAGGTCCACAACGACACCGACGAAACGCGCGTGGTGCTGTTCGTGGACTTCGAGCGGCCGTGCAAGGCGCCGGTGTCGTGGCTCAACAAGTTGCTGCTCTCCTTCGCTCCCCTCACGCCGGAGCTCCAGCAAGCCAAGACGAATCACGAGAAGTGGGAGCGCGATTACTACGCCGACGAGGCGTCACCCAACGGCCCGGCGCCTGCTTCGTCAATCTCGTCCACACCGGCTGTCTCGTCAGCTTCCGTCGCCTCCTCCACGTCCCCCAGCGCGGCGCCCCCTTCCTCCCCGACCACGGTTGCAAACCAAGTGGAGGCCTCGCGCGCGAATGCCTCACGCGGCGACGCCTATCGCACCGAGTCGGTCGCCGACGAACGCGCACACGGATAA